The genomic segment AGATCATCGAAGCTAGTTTTTGGTCCTGTGGTTGTACTGTCAGAGTGTCTAGTGTGTCTCTCCCGTGTCTCTTTCTATTCTGTGATTGCTATATTGCTATCTCGTCTATTGCAAATGATAAGATTTCACGTCCTTATCTCGTAATCAACTTCTTCTTTAATTTGGTGAAGTATACTGATAGTTGATTCAGACCTTTTTGGCTTTCTTGTGGATGAATgctcttatattttatttttagctaTGAAACTACCATGTAAACTATTAACCTTTGGATCAAATAAACTACATGCACCACATCTCATAAATTTCACATGAACCTTACACATATTTCATAGTTGATTGCTCATGTCCATCTCTCAGCGCGTCTGAAATTCTAGCTTATGCAAATTTTTATCCAGGCGATAAATAAGATTGATGCTTACCAGCCAACAAAGTGCAACCCTGAAACACTCCTGGCATATATCAAAAAACGATTTTTGGTAACTTCTTGTGCCCACAACCCGCACaaatttaatgcataattttgtttttgtttttgtgttTTGGTGATATTCACATTGTTTAATTTACATCTTCATGCAGGGTGAAAGCTAAATCGTGATGATACATATATGATACTGAAATGATTGTTTGTGCTTATACCATTACCACTCAAATATGTAATGAATTATCAGACTTCGTTTGTGTTATTGTAAGTAATACTGTTGGAAATAAAGCATGTGGTGAGGTACATGTTCTTATTCAAATATGCTGCAATAAGGAGGTAATGTCCATTAGATTTTTCTGAGGAAATTCTGCACCGCAAACGTGAaaacttcttttttttaaaaaaaaaatttccactattaatatcatttttaaataGAAGTTAACTTCCATTTATCTCGCAAAACGAAAGTTCACCTTTCAAGTAAATTAAAAACCACCAAAAATTGCTCATATTTGCTTAAAAAGTTCCATCAATTATCAAGGCTACTGGCTGTGTGTAACTTGTGTTCAAACTTTATGATCCATCATTATTTTTAGATGTCGATTAATCAGTGTTTTTTGTgtttgttttattaattataatatattgttGCTTACACTGTACCAAGATTCTGGCTCCGCCTTCTGCTTGGTATAATGACAAACTATACCCAGAAaatgatgtatatatatgttcTTGATGGGTGGCAATACTCTCTTTTGAAATTAAGAACCCCCTTCCCTTCTTCCCCAAGaaggaaaaataatttcaaGTCGAGTTGTTGGTACCCCACCGTTATAGTTTAATCTGAATTCTTGAGAGGtttgatctcttcaagatccaTTATTGTTATCATGATGCATAGATGTTGAATAAAAGGATATGAACTATCGTCAGATGGCAATCACTGGATGCTCCATCGCactgaattttcatatgcacgATGAAGGTTAAATAGTGACTTTATATCTATCTATCAGTACTATATGGTTTTTCCTTGGACTGATAAATGTTGAAGCAATCCTTttcaccacataattaatttttgacaatattaattaattattctgATATGGTGACTCGACGCTTCATGATCTTTTTTTCCTAAAaaagatattattattattattataattttatttgactttctatattatttttaatcataGATTCCATATATTATATACCACCACCACATACACCTCTTGATGCATACATAGGCTTTTCTTCCAAATTTAAAAGGCCTGATTATACACAAAATTCGTACTCCGTATCGGTATCAGTCAAGAAAAAACAGAACATTTCAGATCAAATGAGCAAAATCTGCATATCCAGCTGTGTGGAAGACGCAAGATCTCCAGTCATGAGGGCCACCTATGTCAACCTCTACAAGTGGCTTGAATCCGACGTCGAGTTCGTGGAATCCGCCGCAGTGCATGGCAGAGCGCGGCTGCACAGTAGGGTGGTGGACAGTATATCATGCAAGCAAATGTATCTCAGAAGCTACACATTCTCAAAAAAAGAAACTCCGTTTGAAAAAACCCTGAAATGTCTCGATAAGGTTAGGGAGATGGTGGCGACCGGAAGGGAAAGGAAGTGGAGGACCCTCCGGATTAGGGAATTTCGGCTGCGCGTGGTGATGAAGGAGGTGAAGGACTTTTCCGCTGCTGCGTTTAGAGCCATATTCCGGCGGCTTCTGTCCTGCACCACCCCTATGGATGTGAAGGAACTTgacttttgaaaatgtttatttatttatccccaaaaaaaaagtttatttctttctttccttataaataatataattatgtaTAAATTTAATGCTGTGTCATGTCAATTTTCATTAATTACGATAATTTATGGGACATTTGTGATCACATTATATACCCTTGATCAAGTAATGTAACATAACCAAGCTATATATATCAATTTTATAATTCAATTTATtgccaaaaaaatattatataaaccaTATGGTACGTATCTTATAATATTCACTCAGTCTCATTTCAATATATTGTCAAAGGTCCATTTCACCATTCAATCGAACCATTTCCAGGTGTAGTAATGACTAATTGAGTTTGACATATGAAAAACATATTTAATCATTAGGAAGTGTAAAACTGgttgtaaaaaaatattacaaactTTTAAAACCAATATGAAATAATTGCTAACCGAGCTTATTATTATTGTATATAGATAAAATCAAACCTCAAGAACATTTGTATTCAATCCATATCATATTCAATTAATATCGAACTACGTTACTGAATTTTCTTAATCAGGTATAACGTTGTACAATCTTTCTGAATCAACAATCGATCGGACATGGGCACGAAACTTAGCGCGAAACTATAAGCTTCACCCTGCATTCACACATTCACCAAAGAATTTGTAAAGAACGAAAAAAGCGTCCCGAATAAGTGCAGAAAAAACATGCAGCAGGAAATACAATCATGAATCGAGAATATGTTCTATAAAAATGGGTGTGAAGTCAATGAAATCAATGATACTGTGGCTTCTTAACCAAGTAGACAAGGTAAAGCTACTACGGATCGttcaaaacttaaaaaaaaaaaagaagcatgGCCTATAAGTAGAATATCTACTTTTCTTACCCGCATCTAAATTTGCTTGGAACCTTAATCAAGCAATACTATGCAAGATAAGCATACTCTCAACCTCAatcaatttatataaaataaaaaagccTAACATAATCTCTGAAATATGAAGTGTACGACAAGGAGGATTTTGATGGCAAAGCATATTACAAAGGTTTGATGAAGTAAAGGCAAACTGGTAAACTTAATAGCATAACCACGCATCAGTCCTAAACTTAAAAAGATTGCTTCtctttttgtaattttaattaGGATCATGGTGTAATTACATTTACATCTATCGGTTCAATCATCAACAATCATAAACGAAAGCCATGCGCACGTGATGTGAAACAAGCACATAACATAATCACCAAGTTTTGATGCCAAATGCATTAGAAAAACGCAGTTATATTCTGAGGTGGAAGGCTGAATTCATATGCCAAAAACCCATTGGCAACAGTTTTTCCAGCAAGTGAGAAAAACATGGCCAACCTAACATCCGAAATCAAAAGAGCGATTAGGTTTAAAAGATAAAGGATTTCTAACCATCCTTTACGACATAAAGTATAATTTcaggttttaaaaaataacaaagAGACAAAAGTGAGCTTAGAATaggaataatatataataaacaaAGGCAGCAACCAAGAGGAGCTTCATACTAGACCTGGCTCAGGACAGACattaacaaaataatttattgcCGATATTTTAGAGACAATTTGGTGCATACGGATAGGTCGTTGGTTTTTGGTTTCAGTCCTTGGGAAATGGTTCCAGTTTTGAAATATAACCATGGTTGGGTTTACTTAGGATGCTGGATGGAAGAATCTCTTCACTTTTCAAGCTACAAGAAGGATAGCATACAAAATAATAGCTCAAGAAAGGTAAAAATTTATTCTGAATCAAATAGCAGTCATCAACACAATAATAAATAGAAATTTAAAGGACAAAGCTGCTTTACAATGAAAATGGTATGGATTGCTCTAACCACAGAATTGATTGTTATTCTGGGATAAAACAAGAAGGATCCGTTAAAAAACAAAACCACCTTTAACGCATGGGCATGACTTGGTGACAAAGAACAAAACAGCATGGCGATTTACCAAATAACAGACATGAAAAGGCTGTTAAAGTTGGCACAAAGCCACAAACTACGTGTTTCTTGAACTTCGGATATTCTACTAATCAATATCACTTTAATTTTCTATTCTTTCAAACACAACTCATAAATTTTCCAAGATCTATGACAATATTCAAGTCTAGAATCAGCAAGTCATTTCAGGGCCAAACAGTTGTATAGGGAGGGTAGACTGGAGAGGGGACAAGAAAATATTCGAGCTCAAAAcactagaaaccctaatgcaatGATCTGCTCTCACTTTTAAGTTCTCATAATATTTTCAGTTCTCATAATATTTTCACTCACCAGCTGCTATTTTCATCCTTCTACCTCTTCATATATTTGATGTACCCGTAGTAATTAAAAGCGCAAGGCGTAAATCCACTTTcagaattttttaaaagaaaaagctGTTTGTATCCGATGCACGCTTAAAGTGCAAAAAAGCGCGCACTGTGACAACTATGGATGTACCAGCTGCACACACCAGGTACTGGATactcagaataatatttatgacACATGTCCATGACACATGCAGTACATGTTCATGTTTTTTACTCGTGGCTGACTCAATGCATAGCCATTTTCCAGGGGACTAACCGACTAACAATTATTGCATAATACAATTGGGAAGACAATACTAATGCAGCTTAATGATCTTTGAAGTCAAATAGATGGGGATAATTAAATGAAGAAAACGAACAACAGCCATTATGAACAAAAACCACAGTGGTAATGACGATTTAACACATTCGTTTCCAATGGTCAGAATTACATTCAGATAAAAGACAAGGTTTTTGCAGAAAAAGTGAAAAAGGTCCCAATCCATTTTTGCTAGTGCGCACAATCTTGATATCTACCATCTACATCCTAGTTCATTTAACGAAGAAATTATATCATAATGAAGTAAAGATGTGGAGCACAACAATCAATAACAGACCGATAAAACATTTCCATAATCCAAAGTCAAACTATAACATCAAAGTAAAAGTTTCTCTTGGAGAATGCAAGTGAGAGAGAAACAGGTACAACGCTTAACTTTAAGAGAAATGCGTCTATAGATTGGCTAAACAAACTCAATATCTTCAAATGTGAGGCTGGTGTAAACACAAAAAAGTGTACCATTTGAATCTCCGACTCAAAGCTCGAATTCTTCATCCCGGAGAGCCAACTCCGCCGCTTCTTCCTCCTCTTCATCGAGTACAAAATACTCATTCTTTTCCACTGGCCTAAACATGTAAAAGATCACAGCATAAAATGCAAGACTGGCGATTTCCTCAGCTGCATTGGCCACCCACTGGTACTTGTAAGCAGCAATTGTCCGAAGTGCAAACACCACAATCCTCGTGAAGTAGAGGTACCCAATCACTACAATATAAAACTGCCTAAAAAGAGTCAATTTTGCTAGATTCCTCGCAGCCTTCCCATCAGTCTTAGATGTCTCCCTCAATGACCTAATCGACCATACTATCGGAAAAATAATTGCACAACAACAGATGATATCCACCAACAAGAAAACCTGATTCCAAGTAACCCAATCCTTAATAAAAGGGCCTGTCTCCCCGATGACAACGGAAGCCACATTTGCCAAAACTTGCAATGGAATCACAATCATCAACACTTTCTTCTCCCTCTCCTGCAAGAAAGGCTTCAAGAACGACCACCCAGTACCAATCAAAATTATCACCGTAAACAGCAAAACGACCCTAATAAACTGGAAAATGTAAAACAACACATCCCACCCATGCGGCGTTCCAGTAACCTTCACATAATGCTTATCCTCAGCCGCAGCCAACAAATTCAACGCCTTCATAATCACCAACAGCCCCATCAAGGCGTGAATCCGATGAACAACCCTCCTATTTTtcaaacatataaaaatccagaAACCAAAAAACGCAAAATAAACAACTGAGAAACAAAAATATAACGAGGGCAACTGAGTCAGCCCGGCCGATAAAAAATCCTTCACGTGACCATCGAGATTATAAAGCTCCGTGCGCACCTCCATCGACACCGTAGAATCAGGAGCACAGTTTGCGAAGAAGAGCGAATACTCATTCGGGGAAGTGATCGGATAAgagcgctcgaacgaggaacgcgGTGGCGGAGACAGATCTCGAAAAGTGAAGAGGCGGGTAATGTATTTCGATTCAAGAACGCAGAAAGAAGGGGTTTGTTGTAGTTCAACGAGGACTTGAATTAGAGATTCTTCCCATAGGAGGAAGAATCCGAGGTGGGAGGCATCGGCTGATGCGCCGGGGGAATCGACGGAGACCGAAGACACGGAGATGTTGGCTTGACCAGTGTGGGTAAATCCAAATCGCTCGAAGAGAATCATGGCACGAGAATCGGAGGAAATTTTCAGGGTTTTGATCTCGGCTGCCATGGGCGGCAGGATGACAACGAGGGAGAAGACGAGGAAAAGGAAATGTAATTTCGTCATTTCGGTACGGTGGAGACGACGGAAGGCGGCTGTTGTTAGGAGGAAGGAGTTGAATATCGCGTGAAAAAGGATTTTGGTTCCGATAATGCCCCTAAGATCTGGATCGCCAGAAGGAAGCAATGTAAACTGCGCTTCCTGACCATAAAGAATAAATGCAAATTAAATACCCATATTTGTAGCATATTACATATTGCTCCTCATACTTTTAATAATATTTCGTTGCAGTCCTattcaatttaatttttaaatcacgtcgttagtttttttaaaacgtTAGATTTGGCTTTGCTAGCTTTATGTTCGAGTAAAAACAAAGGTAATAATGGATAATGatctaatttaattattcaattaattattgaaattcaaattaattataaaagtcCAAGTACTCGGTACACTTcaaaaaaaatctataaataaggtAAGATTCTCATTATTCAAAAGGGAGATAATTTTATGCTTGAACTTTTTAGCTCTCAATTAATATCTTAAAATTGTTTTCTGACTTGAACATCGGAGTATTTACGTCGGACGAATCCCGGCGTCTCATAAGTTTGTTCGTGGCGCAGGTGATAACCCACAAAGATTTCTCTCAATCAGCTACTTAGACTCGTTTACGAGCTAGCTAGAATATCATTCTACGATTACTTGGATTCGCTTACGAACGTGCATAGTAATTCGAATAATCACAACTTGTTGATACGTCCTTCGATGATAGATAATACGTTttagtttaatattttttggACCCAAAAAATTAATCGTTTTATATCGAGATTGGTTATATGTGCTTGGTTTGATCAATTTACATAAAAATGCTAAACTTGACGTAAATGGATAAATCACCTAATAAAATTTTTAGAATCCATGTTGACATATACGTTAGTATTATTTTAACaaacaatttcaaaattattCTTCTTCAGAAAATTTGTCTAAACCAAAGAATTATTATGTGTGATCACATCATAACATTTAGACTTTGATTAAGTTGTTaccatatataattatttaaccaATCGCACATATAAATTTGATGCACTCTATCATTATCAAAATCCAAATTAGatcatattcaataaattactCTTTCATCACACCTATTAATTTTGCGTTCATGTTAATAAAAGTGATAAtggtttttttcaaaatttggaaAATTCCACAATTCTGCTATGATATGTATGAAcatatttctttatttattcGGATATTTATCTATCTTGTTAATCTACTCCTTTGACCTTCATCCATATAGAATAACTCAGATGATATTAATACaattccatttctatgttagcaTCTCATAACATTTTCTTAAGTTGTTTTTTTTCAGAAAGACAAATTTGTTTGGTTAAGCGTACATGAGTGAAAAGTAATATTGAGATGTTGAGTTAATCATGGATGAGTGAGAGTGGTACTGAGATGAGTGACTTCTTAAGGATTGTGACAAGCTACTGACGAGTCGCAGCTTAATCTGGTTGGTCTTTAATTAAAAAGTGTCACATGATCTTAACAGACAATATTGCCTTTGTTGGGACATGAATATTGATAGGGTAAGAGTAAGATTGATATCTAAGAGATATAAGGCAACACTAACATATAGACACACATCTCCTTGGACGCATGAGTTTGATTCATTAGCACTTAATTAAATACACTCTAAACCGTCACGAATATGAGAAAATAAAGTTACGTTGCAGCTACGTTCTTATTTTATGTATTATATTGTATACCCCGTGTATTTGTAACAAACTATATTTGAAgcattttcattaaaaaaaaacaaatacacATTCAAGGCAAATATCGATGAAAACAGATCTTTAAATCGTCAAGGGCATTTTCGGTAAAGCACATGGCGACGCGCGAACCGAATGGCTCGAGACTCGAACTTCTCATAACGTTCGCTCTCTGATCAAATTTATCATTCATAGATtctattttccatttttcttaCTTACCATTTTGCGTGGTTTATTGTTGTGAATCGTGGCAGCAATTTGCAATTATGTCGTGGATTCGATCTGCGATGAGCAGAGCTGTGGAAGCCGGCGGCAGCGTCCAACTTAGCTCCGCCGTCCGCAGTTATAAAGACACCGTCGTTCATAAAGCGGGGCAAGCCGTTGCTGGTGGCGCCAAGATTTTCCAGGATCGCATTGTAatgtttttatttgttaatCTCTCTTTGGTCGTGTGCATGTGCATGCGTCGAGTGTAACTGTGGGGAACTTTGCGTTGATTTGGCCCATTGATTGAAATGATTTTGTGGTGCGAGATTAGCTTCATTTAAGTCATTAGGATCCAGACAGATCATTTTTCACCTCTGCTTTTAATCGGTAAAAATCAttgttttggaaaattttgaagTTCGACGCATTTTCATCCGGGATTTTAATGACACAGATTCAGAACAAGGAACTGTTGTCAGATCACATGGACCAGCCGATTATTCTGTGGTACACACCGGTTGGATAATCCTTGTGCCTGTATTTCTCTTGTAATATCATTTTCCTGTAGTGCTGTGTTTAGGTTTATGGGCATCCTTACAAAACACTCTTACTGTAATTAATGGATTATGAACTAACAGATATTATTGATTACTGACATTGAATTATTATATGCAACGCCTTATTTACTTAAAACATTATGACATGCAAACGTTTATGTTACAATATTTAGACTATTATTTTTCACACTTGCATTCTGTTTAGTATTAGATGCTATTTTGAATCTGGACTCACTTTATGCAATTTATTTATGTCGGTTCTGTTTCCATTTTTTCCCACGCACTTTGTTGTTAATATGCTTGTCAATTTCTGGAATTACAGGGAGTTCGGAATTTCCAAAGTTACAAGCTTGCAGTAAAAAGATTGGAAGAAGTTTCTGTTACATGTAGGGGGATAGAGAGAGTTCAGTTACTAAGAAGATGGTTAGTTGCCTTGAAAGAGATAGAGAGACTCGATGGAGCTCTCAAAACTGAACATCTTGACTTATCTATTGAATCTAATGATTCTCCTACAAAGCCAACATTGGTTTGTGTTTTCAGTCAGCCTTTATATTCTGTTTCTAACTGGAGATTTCAATTTCACTTGCAGAAGTTATTTTGTGTATAAATTTCGTGTTTGGAAGCTATCAGTTGTGTCAGTTTTTTGCTGGAGTACAAATATTATTTTGGGTCACGTCCCATGAGCTCAAACTTTGGAAGAAGTGATTTCCGACAGCTTTCTTCATATTCTCTGGGGGAGAAGAGGCGGACTTCTCAATTACATGGGCCTGACAAATACAAACAAATCTAGGCTAATATACTTAGGCTGCAACACGTAGAATTCCTTTTGTTTAGTAGCTTCTTGGTGTTGACTTCAGCATGATTTGCATTCAATATTCAAGTTCTCTAGCTTGcatttatatgtttatgctCTCCATCACAAAATCTTGTATTTTTCTGGACCTGAATTTTGTGAAggatttttaattttctacgTCAAAAGAGTATCGAAATGATTTTCTTAACTTTTAGCATTAGTTATCGATCATATTTCTTTATTACAATGACAGATTTTGTATTACGATCATGATCTTGGTGGAGAACCCATGAATTTTCGAGACGTATTCCTTCATAGTCAAGCTCTTGAGGGCATAACACTGTCTTTGGTAAGATTTACGAGTGACAGTTTTCAGTTGTTCTCTTTGCTTTTCAAACATCTGCAAACTGCCCCCACTCCTATAAATTCCTCCTACTTTTATATCTCTTGATCTTCCTCATAATTAATTTCAACTACATTCTATATTGTTCCTattgttttcttcttctttgcCAATCCCACCTTTGCTGTACTCTGCTGAAAAACATATGTCTCCACGTGCTCTCTACAGTAATGGCAGCACAACTGTGATGATGTCTCGTCTTCTAGTTACACTGTATTGGGACGGTTTTTTGGTTCTTTGTGATAGATGGTGGCTGACAATTGACTCTTTTCTGGGCCAGATACTGGAAAAGCCTAATGATGAGGAGATTTCCTTGCTTCTGGAGATTTTTGGGTGATACTTACTTGACTCTTCTTAATAGATTTTATGAATATCGAGTAATTCAGTATTTTATGTTTTCCCTGGGTGAACGATAACATTATCATGCATTCAGGCTATGTCTCATGGGTGGCAAAGAAGCTCATAATGCAACAGTTAACAACATTCGAGATTTGGCAAAAACATTCTCAAACTACGATGATGAAGTACTGGTATGGTAATAAACCACAAGATTTTGGCAGTTTACAATGCCATTAACAATGATATCACCGAATATTTGAAGCATTTGTGAATGGtattttttcatcttttataACTCCAGGCAAAGAGGGAAGAACTGTTGCAACATGCACAAGAAGCTATTGCAGGGCTTAAAAACAATGCTGTGTTAGTAAGGTGGTTAAGGGTATACCTCCCATAATTTCATAATATATGCTTATTTAATGTTGACAAGTCTATGTGACTGGGACTATTCTTGGTTGCGAAATTCCAAACTGGTTCAGTGCGCACATTAAATTTACCTTGAAGCAAACCATTAAGGGACTCAAAACTGCACAAAAAGACCCAAGTATTTTATGATCTAGcatgaaatttttaaattcGGCATCATTCATTTTCTTTCAGAGGCCTGCCTTTCAAAAAATTTCAACTAGTCATTTCTGGACAAATTCCGGTACTTTGAGTTTCTATGAATTGGTAATGAAAGGTTTGCCTTCTAAATGATAAATGACGCTGTTAATCAAGTGACATAATTTATACACTTGTAGAATACTTAGTTGGTGGCTTTGCAGTTGGCGTCTTTGCACTTTCGATATATTACCATTTAATCATTTCTAGGTTTGTGTTTTTATATGTTCTCAGAATAGACTCTGAAGTTTCCAGTATTCATCACAAACTGCATGGGAAGCAATTACCTCTAAGTTATAATAAATCATCCGAAGTTGCAAATGAGATGTCGACAGAGGTAAGATTCTTCTCTCGTCTTGTTTTCTTATGGATGGTCTCTCGTCTATTTTTAAGAACGATGAGTGAGCACTGAAATGATTTTGGAGAATCCACTGTTATTATTTAAAGAATCCTGAATCAATCCTTTTGTAGCATAGCTTCCAATCACCGGCCATAATCTGACAATTCCATTGGTGGAATAAATGGCAAACTAATGACCATGAGCCAATTATAGCTATAAAGTAGTGATCCTTGTCTCAGCGTTGGCCTGATGCCTCGTTTAGTAACCATAAATAGTCTATTTAtcatttgatcttgagactgcTAATTggtaaacataaaatataagtttCTAACTATTGCATCCATCTGATTACAGTCGCTGCAGTCTCCAGAGGAAGAGGTTGAACAAATTAAACTTTGTTCACGGTTAGAGGAGCTTCTCTTGTGGAAGAAAGTTTTGAAGATCAGGGATTCTCCTATTGCTCATAATCAAAAGGTAACTCTCACCATCCTATTGCTGAagacaaattaaattgattgctCTGACAAGTGCAATCCTCGGATCTTGTTGATGGTTTCAAATATATCTCAGACAACACATGACTTAGTCTTTTAAAGTTGTTTTTGCTTATCTCATACCTATTGTTCTCATTTTTGGTTTTATTGGCTTATCCCTAATGTTCTCGTCTTCACTGTGCAGGTTGATAAGCTAAAGGTACTATCAGAATCTCTTGTTAGCTCAGCCTCAAAAGCTGAAAAGCGTATTTCAGACAACAGGTTTGTAGTTGGCTCCAGCTAGGGGTCAGAATgactctcttttttttcttccaaatttctgGTATGTTTTTACCTCTGATTTAACAGCAagttgtttatatatttttatagagAGTAATTTCATAGTTATGCAGATAAAAACTTTATACCTTTCATCTCAGATTGAAATGTTACTTTCTCAAGGAGTTAAATGTGTATTATATGTCCTATTTATTGTGCATGCAGAACACAGAAAGAAGAAGCTCTTAAATTTCGTGTAACCAAATCCAGTGAAGTTAGTCTACTGGAGAAGGTCCTTTTTTTTACTACTATTACTACTAATGATGGGAAATCAATGCACTTTTCACTCCCGAAGAGTCAGCTGGATTGCGGAGAGGAATATGGGCCGCCCGGGCTAGAAttttaatctttaaaatttttaaatattttaaattgatatattCGAGCTACTATCATATTAttctaaaattatataaaatttacctataaattttttcaaaaaaaattg from the Primulina tabacum isolate GXHZ01 chromosome 16, ASM2559414v2, whole genome shotgun sequence genome contains:
- the LOC142529758 gene encoding uncharacterized protein LOC142529758 isoform X5 — encoded protein: MSWIRSAMSRAVEAGGSVQLSSAVRSYKDTVVHKAGQAVAGGAKIFQDRIGVRNFQSYKLAVKRLEEVSVTCRGIERVQLLRRWLVALKEIERLDGALKTEHLDLSIESNDSPTKPTLILYYDHDLGGEPMNFRDVFLHSQALEGITLSLILEKPNDEEISLLLEIFGLCLMGGKEAHNATVNNIRDLAKTFSNYDDEVLAKREELLQHAQEAIAGLKNNAVLVRIDSEVSSIHHKLHGKQLPLSYNKSSEVANEMSTESLQSPEEEVEQIKLCSRLEELLLWKKVLKIRDSPIAHNQKVDKLKVLSESLVSSASKAEKRISDNRTQKEEALKFRVTKSSEVSLLEKELVSEIEALERQKDKLEGELKKVITSLTSAHGRLQNTREERDQFDEASNQILQHFKLKEDELSRAIASYRAEAEVCDTFVQFLETSWAFQSSYAEHKDKLVNEELKTHEEYFANLAISLLSAYKEELGASIPSIRELVENFKLVEKLNRCTSFYTGKNRCSRSKKTTRRTVPDHRNQVPNSLQCSGKH